The Psychrobacter arenosus region ATATGTCTGGGTCAGTAGGTCATAGACGCGTACCAAAAGAATTTATAGAAAGTTATAAAATTTATTTACCGAGCCTAGATAAACAAGTTGAAATAATTAATCGAACCAAGCAACTTCTTGCCTACGCAGAACAAATAGAAAAAAGCGTCGCAGCTGCCAAAGCCCGTGTCGATAATTTGACTCAGTCTATTCTTCATCAAGCCTTTACTGGTCAATTGACAGCAGAGTGGCGTGAGCAAAATCCTGAGCTTATTAGCGGTGATAATAGTGCTGAGGCTCTTTTGGCTAGGATTCAGGCTGAGGGGTAGGGACTTTTACTTTAGTTTGATTTGGCTTTGAGGGTTTATAGCTCTCCAAAAAAATGACACGTGATTAATATCCGTGTCATTTTTTTTGTCTAACTTTCAATAAGGTATTAAATTGAGATAGTGCAATAGGCAAGAAAATCAATCATAAAACCTAGGCAAATAGTGCGTCAGTATAAGACGCATGGCCGGCTCGCTATATTCCTAACCTATGTTGATTCTGTTAGCCTAGTGGTTATGAAAAATAACAAATTAAACAAGGTTAAATGGCGTGAATAACAACTCTACAGATATTATTAAACGGCAGCTGCTCATCATAAAATTATTATTAGAAGGCAATTATGTGTCGACCAGACAGATACAAGAACATCTGCTGAAATCGGGCATTGAGACGAAGCTACGCTCACTGCAAAGAGACTTGGCGGCCTTAGAAGAGATATTACCTATTGAGTGTCGTAAAGACGATAAGCCCTACAGTTGGCGATGGCAGCGTTTGGCCACTACTAGTGAGCACCAACTGAGTTTGTCACAAGCTATCGCATTGCGTTTGGTGGAGACAGAATTACGTGGGATCATACCTGAAGACTTATATGACAGGCTTGAGCCTTTGTTCATCAAGTCGCATTTCGTAACGGGGCTATCTCAACTGACTGCTCTTGATAATTGGGATGACAGCTTGCAAAGAGACCTGCCAGATAGCTTTATCAATCATGATCGGTCTAAGTTTAATTATTATCAAAGGCCTAGTGTGACATCAATTTCGACCTTAAGGCGCCTTATGATGCTTATGTATGCCAAGCGTCAACAGCAAAAAATCACTAAAAAATTAGTAGTACCGCAGCTACGACCTTTAGATTTAAAACAACTAGAAGGACAACTGATGCTGCAGGAAGAGAGCACAGAAAAGCTGTTAAAAGATTTGGTGCTTACTTTGGTAAGACATGATTTAGAAATAGTCACTGAACTTTTGACAGATAAGAACTTTTAGAAGTCTTGCTTTTAAAGGAATAGTAAAAATTTGTTGAACTATAGTAAAGCTTAGATATATCATGAGTTATACCACTGAAATATTTAAATTAAATGACTTTAAGGAGGGTTTATGGCTCAAGAGTCTAACAGGGTAAGCCTAGAAACAGATATAAGGCAAAGCAATAAATCTAAAACTATATTTAGAACTCCTTCACTTATTGAGGATAAAAAGGATCGAAAAATTTCCATAGTGGCTGATAGTGATGAAGATAATACTGTCTATCAAGCTCAACCATCGAAATATCATTTAAATACTGATGTCATTCTTGCCGCTCACACCCTCAACGAGCTTGAAGAAAGCCTAGCAAAAATAAAATTCCACAAAGTGATTTATGAAGACTGGGGCTTTGCCGAGGTAGACAAACTTGGACGTAGTAGTATTTTAAATTTTTATGGCAAGCCTGGAACTGGCAAGACTCTGACTGCTGAAGCTTTTGCTGGCCGATTAGACTTGCCAATCATTAAGGTGGGCATAGCTGAAATTGAAAGTAAGTTAATGGGAGAAACGTCTAAGAATATACAGAAAGTTTTTCAGGATGCTTATGCGCAAGGTGCAGTTTTATTTTTTGATGAAGCAGATACTTTATTGGGTAAACGTCTTTCTTCCGTTACCCAAGGCGTAGATAACGAAGTCAACGCTATGCGTTCCACTATGCTCATTGAACTAGAAAAATTTGATGGCATTGTCATTTTTGCCACTAACTTCGCTAAAAATTATGATGAGGCTTTCCGTTCACGGATTAGTTACCATGTTGAGTTTATCCTCCCTGACTTAGACACTCGTAAAAAACTTTGGTCGAGAATGTTAGTAGAGAAAATCCCGTTGGCTGATGACAGAGAAACTATAATCGATCAGTGTGCTGAACTATCAGAAGGGTTTTCAGGCCGTGAGATAAGGACCTGTATGCGGTTGGCATTACCAAAAGCATTAATGCAACCAGGTGTAGCGGTTGAAGAGGCAATGCTGAATATTGAGCATCTGAAATCAGCTATCGAAAATGTCAAAAAATCTCAAAGAGAAGTGGGTGGAAATACAGAGGCTAGCAGTAGACGCAGAAATGCTGTTCAAGAAGTTCAAATAGCAAAAAAAATGTTGGGGACAAAGAATAAGTCACCAGAGGAAAGTGAATCTTTATAAAAAGTGAAACATTAGCAATCAGTAATATCTTATATTTTTAGGGGTTAAATTATGGGTTGGTTTAGTAGTGCATGTTCATGGGTAGGTAGTAAGGTCAGTAGTGCTGCATCTTATGTTTCAGAAAAGGTTAGCGAAGGCTTGTCTTGGGCAAGAGAGAAAGCAGCTAAAGCATGCGATTGGATTGCGGAGGAAGGC contains the following coding sequences:
- a CDS encoding ATP-binding protein, coding for MAQESNRVSLETDIRQSNKSKTIFRTPSLIEDKKDRKISIVADSDEDNTVYQAQPSKYHLNTDVILAAHTLNELEESLAKIKFHKVIYEDWGFAEVDKLGRSSILNFYGKPGTGKTLTAEAFAGRLDLPIIKVGIAEIESKLMGETSKNIQKVFQDAYAQGAVLFFDEADTLLGKRLSSVTQGVDNEVNAMRSTMLIELEKFDGIVIFATNFAKNYDEAFRSRISYHVEFILPDLDTRKKLWSRMLVEKIPLADDRETIIDQCAELSEGFSGREIRTCMRLALPKALMQPGVAVEEAMLNIEHLKSAIENVKKSQREVGGNTEASSRRRNAVQEVQIAKKMLGTKNKSPEESESL